The following proteins are encoded in a genomic region of Paenibacillus sp. FSL H3-0469:
- a CDS encoding LacI family DNA-binding transcriptional regulator, with translation MANIKEIARMAGVSVTTVSRVLNNHPYVSKDKRAAVLQTIEQLDYTRNMNAVHLITGRTGAVAVILPYIHAFYFSIIMNGIAREALLSQYRLILCQSNYLEEEEIKVLEMLRHKEIDGVVIVSTALKPDIIEEYTAYGPVVTCQDNGARRYSSVYIEHYAAFKEGLAYLTGKGYRSIGYCEGRSNGSSAVIRQAAYREFIAEHKLAFEEEWMIYDCTTEEDGAAVAQSLLKMPQRPEAMIITGDHVAAGLIIEARRAGLSIPHDLAVMGFDNQPIGRLLQITTMDNHLYEMGAAAFRIIHEQIHSKHLGPVYRKLDYRIIERSTV, from the coding sequence GTGGCTAATATTAAAGAAATTGCCCGGATGGCCGGAGTATCTGTAACGACCGTCTCACGGGTGCTGAATAATCATCCGTATGTCAGCAAGGACAAAAGAGCCGCTGTACTGCAAACGATTGAGCAGCTCGACTATACCCGCAATATGAACGCCGTTCATCTGATTACCGGACGTACCGGTGCGGTGGCGGTGATACTGCCGTATATTCATGCTTTTTATTTCTCGATTATTATGAATGGCATTGCCCGCGAGGCGCTGCTCTCGCAATACCGGCTGATTCTGTGCCAGAGCAATTATCTGGAGGAAGAAGAAATCAAAGTGCTAGAGATGCTGCGCCATAAAGAAATTGACGGTGTCGTGATTGTCTCTACTGCGCTGAAGCCGGACATTATCGAGGAGTATACGGCCTACGGTCCGGTTGTCACTTGCCAGGACAACGGAGCGCGGCGCTACTCTTCTGTCTATATTGAGCATTATGCAGCTTTCAAGGAAGGTCTGGCGTACTTGACCGGCAAAGGTTACCGCTCCATCGGATATTGCGAAGGACGCAGTAATGGCAGCAGCGCCGTGATCCGTCAGGCTGCTTACCGCGAATTCATTGCTGAGCATAAGCTGGCTTTTGAAGAGGAATGGATGATCTATGACTGTACAACGGAGGAAGACGGCGCTGCCGTTGCACAGTCCCTGCTGAAGATGCCACAGCGGCCGGAAGCCATGATTATTACGGGAGACCATGTAGCGGCCGGGCTGATTATTGAAGCGCGCAGAGCCGGCCTTAGCATCCCTCATGACCTCGCAGTTATGGGCTTCGACAACCAGCCGATCGGACGGCTGCTTCAGATCACCACCATGGACAACCACCTGTATGAGATGGGGGCCGCCGCCTTCCGCATTATCCATGAACAGATTCACTCGAAGCACCTGGGGCCTGTCTACCGCAAGCTGGACTACCGGATTATTGAACGGTCCACGGTGTAG
- the efeO gene encoding iron uptake system protein EfeO, which translates to MKISHAVPAGLLAASLLFAGCAGKDNSNNNGNGGNNSGNNAAAGTGGGAAGTPSATTAPDGTAADFTTAIDEYRKYVIEQCDAFVKQTEGFTDAVKAGKLEEAKALYAPARMHYERIEPIAEALGDLDPNIDARENDVDAAQWRGFHKIEQALWQNHTTEGMMDVADRLLKDAQLLRAKVETAGIDANLLVTGAVELLNEVSSSKVTGEEERYSHTDLYDFVANVEGAQKIYELLKPELAKKDPALEQTIGERFTALMNELAPFKSGEGYVSYETLKPEEVRRLSQNLDALAEPLSNMGTILGV; encoded by the coding sequence ATGAAGATTAGTCATGCCGTACCTGCGGGTCTGCTTGCAGCGTCCCTCCTGTTCGCCGGATGTGCGGGCAAGGACAACAGTAATAACAATGGCAACGGCGGGAATAACTCCGGAAATAATGCCGCAGCTGGGACCGGGGGCGGGGCCGCCGGCACACCTTCAGCCACCACAGCCCCGGACGGAACAGCGGCCGACTTCACCACTGCCATCGACGAATACCGCAAATACGTCATTGAACAATGCGATGCGTTCGTCAAGCAGACCGAAGGCTTCACGGATGCCGTCAAGGCGGGCAAGCTGGAAGAAGCCAAGGCGCTGTATGCTCCGGCACGTATGCATTATGAGCGGATCGAGCCGATCGCCGAAGCGCTCGGAGATCTGGACCCGAACATTGATGCCCGTGAGAATGATGTAGATGCCGCGCAGTGGCGCGGTTTTCATAAGATTGAACAGGCACTCTGGCAGAATCATACAACGGAGGGCATGATGGATGTCGCGGACCGCCTGCTGAAGGATGCACAGCTGCTGCGTGCCAAGGTGGAAACGGCCGGAATCGATGCCAATCTGCTCGTTACCGGGGCGGTTGAGCTGCTGAATGAGGTCTCCTCCTCCAAAGTAACGGGGGAAGAGGAGCGTTATTCCCATACGGATTTGTATGATTTTGTGGCGAATGTGGAGGGGGCCCAGAAGATCTATGAGCTGCTGAAGCCGGAGCTGGCCAAAAAAGACCCTGCCCTTGAGCAAACCATCGGCGAGCGGTTCACCGCCTTAATGAATGAGCTGGCGCCGTTCAAATCAGGAGAAGGTTACGTCTCTTACGAAACGCTCAAACCGGAGGAGGTCCGCAGGTTAAGCCAGAACCTCGACGCCTTGGCTGAGCCGCTATCCAACATGGGAACGATTCTGGGAGTGTGA
- a CDS encoding LuxR C-terminal-related transcriptional regulator, producing MKGNEHHSKFLLTHREREVFELLVQDKTTRDIAGLLFISEKTVRNHISNVMQKLNVKGRSQAVVELIKLGELKI from the coding sequence TTGAAGGGGAATGAACATCATAGCAAATTTTTGTTGACGCATCGTGAACGCGAAGTATTCGAGCTTCTTGTGCAGGACAAAACTACACGGGATATTGCCGGACTGCTATTCATTAGCGAAAAAACCGTCCGCAATCACATTTCCAATGTAATGCAAAAATTAAACGTAAAAGGCCGTTCGCAAGCGGTTGTCGAGCTGATCAAGCTTGGGGAGCTGAAAATATAG
- a CDS encoding LacI family DNA-binding transcriptional regulator: protein MNIHDVAKKSGLSVVTVSRVLNNSPSVREGNRRKVLQAMEELNYHPNSAARSLVRGKTGVIGMSITNFNDSFYDRVIRVVNRKLAEQGYFLALSIAENDDDGVNFLFQKDRVDGIILLSPLEEKEYVEELKRKNIPVVLLDNQFEHEDVPSVLVDNYQGGYEAAGHLISLGHTRIAYIGGPPEFLSVTERKRGYVQALDDAGLSPFATEYCGFTVSSGYEMAQRWIREDKLPTAIFCGDDFIALGVVQALREEGIRVPQDISVVGFDDQQFVGEFYPRLTTVRQPEAQMGNIGVDILLKLIHGEVMPPAVTKLAPQLLIRESTASVRLT from the coding sequence ATGAATATTCATGATGTAGCCAAGAAGTCGGGACTCTCTGTAGTGACCGTATCCAGAGTCCTTAACAATTCACCTTCTGTACGTGAAGGCAACAGGCGGAAAGTGCTGCAAGCGATGGAGGAGCTGAACTATCATCCCAATTCAGCGGCGCGGAGCCTTGTGCGCGGCAAGACCGGAGTCATCGGGATGTCGATTACCAATTTTAACGACTCTTTCTATGACCGTGTGATTCGCGTAGTGAACCGGAAGCTGGCAGAGCAGGGTTATTTCCTGGCCCTGTCGATCGCCGAGAATGACGATGATGGGGTCAACTTCCTGTTCCAGAAGGACCGCGTGGACGGGATTATCCTGTTGTCTCCGCTGGAGGAGAAGGAATACGTGGAGGAGCTGAAGCGCAAGAACATTCCGGTGGTCCTGCTGGATAACCAGTTCGAGCATGAAGATGTTCCAAGTGTGCTCGTTGATAACTATCAAGGGGGGTATGAAGCTGCCGGGCACCTGATCAGCCTTGGACACACCCGGATCGCCTATATCGGCGGCCCGCCCGAGTTCCTCAGTGTAACGGAGCGCAAACGGGGGTACGTCCAGGCGCTGGATGATGCGGGACTATCGCCCTTTGCCACGGAATACTGCGGATTTACGGTAAGCAGCGGTTATGAGATGGCCCAGAGATGGATTCGTGAAGATAAGCTGCCGACGGCCATTTTTTGCGGAGACGACTTTATTGCGCTTGGGGTTGTTCAAGCTCTGCGGGAGGAGGGGATTCGGGTGCCTCAGGATATCTCGGTGGTGGGTTTTGACGATCAGCAGTTTGTCGGTGAATTCTACCCGCGGCTCACGACAGTCCGGCAGCCTGAGGCACAGATGGGCAATATCGGCGTTGACATCCTGCTGAAGCTGATTCATGGGGAGGTGATGCCGCCTGCGGTAACGAAGCTTGCTCCACAGCTTCTCATTCGTGAATCCACCGCCTCTGTTCGATTAACTTGA
- the efeB gene encoding iron uptake transporter deferrochelatase/peroxidase subunit, with translation MNKKDKNSRNQADAEHGIPAPETKLFNTKFSRRDMLRLTGASGLGLLLGGGGVGGIMAARQAAGRAVPAAAAFGQNEEQADTIPFYGKHQAGILTPAQNFLCFASFDVTTTSFGDVQKLMQAWTTAAAALTSGTMIGSTNDKPNLPPTDTGEADGLTPSKCTLTFGAGPALFDSRFGLAGKRPASFTELPSFPGDSLEPQWCGGDLCVQACADDMQVAFHAIRNLARIARGTAVLRWTQEGFQRSGSADPSGGTPRNLLGFKDGTGNPDVTDGAQMRNIVWSGSADGPAWMNGGTYLAVRRVRFRIEVWDRSSLSDQEATFGRHRQSGAPIGARDEFAELNLEAADAAGKPLIPPDSHSALAHGDGSVKMLRRSYSYSSGMDLKTGQLDAGLVFISFQKDLMKQFVSIQQRLSKNDRLNEYMVHTGSAVFACFPGVREGGYIGELLLEG, from the coding sequence ATGAACAAGAAAGATAAGAATTCCCGGAATCAGGCTGACGCGGAACACGGGATTCCTGCACCGGAGACTAAGCTGTTCAACACCAAATTCAGCCGCCGCGATATGCTGCGGCTGACCGGTGCCTCGGGTCTCGGGCTGCTGCTGGGCGGAGGCGGTGTAGGCGGCATTATGGCGGCACGCCAGGCAGCAGGGCGGGCGGTCCCTGCCGCCGCAGCCTTTGGGCAGAATGAAGAACAAGCGGATACGATCCCTTTCTACGGCAAGCACCAGGCGGGGATTCTTACGCCTGCACAGAATTTTCTGTGCTTCGCTTCATTTGATGTGACGACGACCAGCTTCGGTGATGTACAGAAGCTTATGCAGGCCTGGACTACAGCTGCTGCCGCGCTTACTTCCGGTACGATGATCGGCTCAACGAACGACAAGCCCAATCTCCCGCCTACCGATACCGGCGAGGCGGATGGCCTCACCCCCTCTAAGTGTACCCTTACCTTCGGGGCTGGTCCGGCCCTGTTCGACAGCCGGTTCGGGCTGGCCGGGAAGCGGCCCGCTTCCTTCACTGAGCTTCCGTCCTTCCCAGGAGACAGCCTGGAGCCGCAGTGGTGCGGCGGTGATCTCTGTGTTCAGGCCTGTGCGGACGATATGCAGGTGGCGTTCCATGCCATCCGCAATCTGGCCCGCATCGCCCGGGGTACGGCGGTGCTGCGCTGGACCCAGGAAGGCTTCCAGCGCAGCGGCAGCGCCGATCCGTCAGGCGGCACCCCGCGTAATCTGCTTGGCTTCAAGGATGGAACGGGGAATCCGGACGTCACCGATGGCGCGCAGATGCGGAATATTGTCTGGAGCGGCAGCGCCGATGGCCCGGCCTGGATGAACGGGGGCACGTATCTTGCGGTGCGGCGCGTACGGTTCCGTATTGAGGTCTGGGACCGCTCCTCGCTGAGCGATCAGGAAGCCACCTTCGGGCGGCACCGGCAGAGCGGCGCACCGATCGGAGCGCGGGATGAATTCGCCGAGCTGAATCTGGAGGCAGCCGATGCCGCCGGCAAGCCGCTTATTCCGCCGGATTCCCATTCCGCTCTCGCCCACGGGGACGGCTCGGTCAAAATGCTGCGCCGCTCCTACTCCTATTCCAGCGGTATGGATCTCAAGACCGGACAGCTGGATGCCGGACTGGTATTCATCAGCTTCCAGAAGGACCTGATGAAGCAGTTCGTCAGCATCCAGCAGCGCCTCTCCAAAAATGACCGGCTGAATGAATATATGGTTCACACCGGCAGCGCTGTGTTCGCCTGCTTCCCGGGTGTACGCGAAGGCGGCTATATCGGGGAGCTGCTGCTCGAGGGATGA
- a CDS encoding BadF/BadG/BcrA/BcrD ATPase family protein, with the protein MKYFLGVDAGGSKTYAMIADEQGKILGAGKGGNGNHQLNREQAENSLQQAVSEALMASGLTRDQLDHAWFGLAGADREADFRILRPIISRLGLPRTEISCDTWNALRSGTEKSYGIVLICGSGVNCSGKNPVGATYQCGGFGYRFGDFGGGYDLSMEVFRSVLRADDGRGEKTVLSERLTELLGYSNVPELREDYLDHFRDLPPQIAELLFQAAEEGDAVANGLLVKQGEELGLAAASAIRRLGMEEESFDIVLAGSLLTKGDRPGIIRRAIEERVKQAAPNGTLRILTREPVVGSVVLAMESSGLHVNRKVLDQLSQGKEEQYSWRTH; encoded by the coding sequence GTGAAGTATTTTTTGGGAGTGGATGCAGGGGGCAGTAAGACCTACGCAATGATTGCAGATGAACAGGGGAAGATTCTCGGTGCAGGCAAGGGCGGGAACGGGAATCATCAGCTGAACCGTGAGCAGGCGGAGAACAGCTTGCAGCAGGCTGTATCGGAAGCCCTTATGGCCTCCGGCCTGACCAGGGACCAGCTGGATCACGCCTGGTTCGGCCTGGCGGGAGCGGACAGGGAAGCCGATTTCCGAATCCTGCGGCCCATCATCAGCCGTCTCGGCCTTCCCCGGACTGAGATTTCCTGCGATACCTGGAACGCCTTGCGTTCAGGGACAGAGAAGAGTTACGGAATCGTGCTGATTTGCGGCTCGGGCGTGAACTGCAGCGGCAAAAATCCGGTGGGTGCGACTTATCAATGCGGCGGATTCGGCTACCGGTTCGGGGATTTCGGCGGCGGCTATGACTTAAGTATGGAGGTCTTCCGCAGTGTCCTCAGGGCGGATGACGGCAGAGGAGAGAAGACGGTCCTGAGCGAGCGTCTAACTGAGCTGCTGGGCTACTCCAACGTCCCGGAGCTGAGGGAGGATTACCTGGATCATTTCAGAGATCTGCCTCCGCAAATTGCGGAGCTGCTGTTTCAGGCGGCAGAGGAAGGGGACGCGGTAGCCAACGGGCTGCTGGTCAAGCAAGGCGAGGAGCTGGGGCTGGCGGCGGCATCGGCCATCCGCCGGTTGGGCATGGAGGAGGAGTCCTTCGACATCGTGCTTGCCGGCAGCCTGCTGACCAAGGGAGACCGCCCGGGCATCATCCGGCGGGCGATTGAGGAAAGAGTGAAGCAGGCGGCTCCGAACGGCACATTAAGGATTTTAACCCGGGAGCCGGTGGTAGGGTCGGTCGTTCTGGCGATGGAAAGCAGCGGGCTGCATGTGAATCGCAAGGTACTTGATCAACTATCACAGGGTAAGGAGGAGCAATATTCATGGAGAACACATTGA